The proteins below come from a single Metarhizium brunneum chromosome 1, complete sequence genomic window:
- the SPATA20 gene encoding Spermatogenesis-associated protein 20, which translates to MAVSELTASAVARGAMAVDSSDVVQGAASTRPTALQNRAAFSKSPFVRAAENSLVKWQILDADSVDRAKRENKLLFLHIGYKACHFCRLMTQESFSNPECAAILNESFVPVIIDREERPDVDTIYMNYVQAVSNVGGWPLNVFVTPNLEPVFGGTYWPGPGTSRQVTTESEDESPDCLTIFRKVRDIWHDQETRCRKEASEVLAQLREFAAEGTLGTRGLTGTHPIATPSWNIPSNPTTTIRARDKDAQVSSELDLDQLEEAYTHIAGTFDPVYGGFGLAPKFLTPPKLAFLLHLNTFPSAVQDVVGEAECKHATEMAVDTLRKIRDGALHDHIGATGFARCSVTPDWSIPNFEKLVVDNALLLALYVDAWRIAGGKADSEFYDIVLELADYLSSPPIALPSGGLATSEAADSFMRRGDREMREGAYYLWTRREFDSVVDASGHDKQISQVAAAHWDVQEGGNVDEDHDPNDDFINHNILRVVKTQDELSRQFNISPDTVRQHIQAARKELKARRERERVRPELDDKVITAWNGLAISALAQASSALKPVDSARSDKYLHAAESAAAFIKASLWDESSKLLYRIYREGRETKGFADDYTYLIHGLLDLFAATSDESHLAFADALQKTQNSLFHDSDSGAFFSTTASSPQAILRLKDGMDTSLPSVNAVAASNLFRLGALLDDERYSALARGTVNAFEAEMLQHPWLFPGLLGGVVTARLGPRESVSDVKYKVGREKAV; encoded by the exons ATGGCTGTATCGGAACTTACTGCTTCAGCGGTAGCTAGGGGTGCAATGGCAGTTGATTCGTCAGACGTTGTTCAGGGAGCAGCATCTACTCGACCGACTGCATTGCAGAATAGGGCGGCCTTCAGCAAGAGTCCCTTTGTTAGAGCCGCAGAAAACAGCCTGGTTAAATGGCAGATTTTGGACGCCGATTCAGTCGACCGAGCGAAGCGGGAGAACAAGCTTCTCTTTCTTCATATTGGATACAAGGCTTGTCACT TCTGTCGTCTCATGACTCAAGAGTCATTTTCAAACCCAGAATGCGCTGCCATATTAAACGAATCTTTTGTTCCCGTCATCATTGACCGAGAAGAGCGACCCGATGTCGACACCATTTATATGAATTATGTACAGGCCGTGAGCAATGTAGGAGGCTGGCCGCTGAACGTCTTTGTTACCCCCAATTTGGAACCCGTCTTTGGCGGAACATACTGGCCAGGACCTGGCACGTCGCGACAAGTTACGACCGAAAGCGAGGACGAGTCGCCCGACTGTCTAACGATTTTCAGAAAGGTGCGCGACATTTGGCATGACCAGGAGACACGATGTCGCAAGGAGGCTTCAGAAGTTCTGGCGCAGCTTAGAGagtttgccgccgagggcacCTTGGGCACTCGAGGACTTACTGGTACACATCCCATCGCCACACCGAGCTGGAATATCCCTAGCAACCCGACTACCACAATTCGCGCCAGGGACAAGGATGCCCAGGTTTCCAGCGAGCTGGATCTGGACCAGCTGGAGGAGGCATACACGCATATTGCCGGAACGTTTGACCCCGTGTACGGCGGTTTTGGCCTGGCGCCAAAATTCTTAACGCCTCCAAAGCTGGCCTTCTTATTACATCTAAACACATTCCCCAGCGCTGTGCAGGATGTGGTCGGCGAAGCAGAATGCAAGCACGCGACAGAAATGGCCGTCGACACCCTTCGAAAGATCCGCGATGGCGCCCTGCACGACCATATCGGCGCAACTGGATTTGCCCGCTGTTCAGTCACGCCCGACTGGAGCATCCCCAACTTTGAGAAGCTAGTCGTCGACAATGCTTTACTGTTGGCCTTGTACGTCGATGCCTGGAGAATAGCTGGCGGCAAGGCGGACAGCGAATTTTACGACATTGTGCTCGAACTCGCCGACTACCTGAGCTCGCCCCCAATCGCCTTGCCCAgcggcggcctggccacCAGCGAAGCCGCCGACTCTTTCATGCGACGCGGCGACAGGGAAATGAGAGAAGGGGCCTATTACCTATGGACCAGACGCGAGTTCGACTCTGTCGTAGACGCCTCCGGCCACGACAAGCAGATCAGCCaagtcgccgccgcccactGGGACGTCCAAGAAGGCGGCAACGTAGACGAGGACCACGACCCCAACGACGACTTCATCAACCACAACATCCTGCGCGTCGTTAAGACGCAAGACGAGCTCAGCCGGCAGTTCAACATTTCTCCCGACACAGTACGCCAGCACATCCAGGCCGCCCGGAAGGAACTCAAAGCAAGACGGGAAAGGGAGCGAGTCCGGCCCGAGCTCGACGATAAGGTCATCACCGCGTGGAAcggcctcgccatctccGCCCTCGCACAAGCCTCCTCCGCCCTGAAGCCCGTAGACTCCGCCCGCAGCGACAAGTACCTCCACGCCGCGGAATCAgccgccgccttcatcaAGGCCTCTCTCTGGGACGAATCGTCAAAGCTCCTCTACAGGATATACCGCGAGGGCAGGGAGACCAAAGGCTTTGCCGACGACTACACCTACCTCATCCACGGACTGCTGGACCTTTTCGCCGCGACAAGCGACGAGAGCCACCTCGCGTTTGCCGACGCTCTCCAAA AAACCCAAAACTCGCTCTTCCACGACTCAGACTCTGGCGCCTTCTTCTCAACGACAGCCTCCTCGCCACAGGCTATACTCCGCCTAAAAGACGGCATGGACACCTCGCTGCCGTCGGTCAACGCCGTCGCTGCGTCGAATCTGTTCCGTCTCGGCGCGCTGCTAGACGACGAGCGGTACTCAGCGTTGGCGAGGGGGACGGTCAATGCCTTCGAGGCAGAGATGCTGCAGCACCCGTGGCTGTTTCCAGGCCTGTTGGGCGGCGTTGTGACTGCGAGACTGGGGCCGCGGGAATCCGTTAGCGACGTCAAGTACAAGGTTGGACGGGAGAAGGCTGTTTAG
- the Dync1li1 gene encoding Cytoplasmic dynein 1 light intermediate chain 1, with protein sequence MAGRNERVSTYTSGSGETDGRNGEQKKNLWTSMLESVASGKRLPEKNLLVLGGTPETQREFIESLSGTEARRNFDRQKTPPVANNFALGYTYYDVLDADQDDTLARVSLYLLSQPSSEFATLVSPLLTAETVSHTAIVILLDWSQPHKWLRQIWSWIQVLEEVMGGVNTEARNEMEDVMTSWKERGRVGASTNLDGTPTATATSGDGDGLLPLGPGEWSEPLGLPLCVVCQNAQKMEFLEKNKSWKEPDFDTVLQYLRTILLRHGASLIYTSQNTPSQLPLLIHSTLGITSLLKRQPLKHNVIDRDKIVVAPNWDSWGKIRILGGTFDTELISQGWEADIKLPPGSDPGAGNTDDESPTPPQEPSAIAQYEQWCRDPNSGGLAVVESAMSDGQAVGVESDDPQDFLERQLKILEAFKAKAPEKGGSPLPAGRRVEFPEEKSVHDHIGPVQFNMGGIQVDADDMLQRLKDRNAHAAPDDEEEQEELPVGNMAKEFDNEQLQNFFSGLMNRTAGAADSPRS encoded by the exons atggcgggcagAAACGAACGAGTGTCAACATACACCTCTGGCTCTGGCGAAACAGATGGTCGAAATGGCGAACAAAAGAAGAACCTCTGGACATCCATGCTGGAATCAGTCGCTAGCGGGAAGCGCCTCCCAGAAAAGAATCTCCTGGTGCTGG GCGGTACCCCTGAGACCCAGCGAGAGTTTATCGAGTCACTATCTGGTACCGAGGCGAGACGAAATTTTGATAGACAGAAGACGCCGCCTGTTGCGAACAATTTCGCTTTAGGATACACATACTACGATGTTTTGGACGCAGATCAAGACG ATACGCTTGCTCGAGTATCACTATATCTGCTCTCACAGCCCTCCAGCGAGTTCGCAACACTCGTCTCGCCGCTATTAACCGCGGAGACAGTATCCCACACAGCtatcgtcatcctcctcgacTGGTCACAACCACATAAATGGCTGCGTCAAATCTGGAGCTGGATCCAAGTGCTGGAAGAGGTCATGGGCGGGGTGAACACCGAGGCGCGCAACGAAATGGAGGATGTTATGACTTCTTGGAAGGAGCGCGGCCGTGTGGGCGCGTCGACGAACTTGGACGGAACGCCgacggcaacagcaacgagtggcgatggcgacggaCTGCTGCCGCTGGGTCCAGGAGAGTGGTCAGAGCCATTGGGATTACCACTCTGCGTAGTATGCCAGAAT GCGCAAAAAATGGAGTTTCTTGAAAAAAACAAGAGCTGGAAAGAGCCCGACTTTGACACCGTCTTGCAGTATCTCCGAACCATCCTCCTCCGAC ATGGTGCATCTCTAATATATACGTCCCAAAATACACCGTCTCAACTCCCTCTCCTCATCCATTCCACTCTCGGCATCACATCCCTCCTCAAGCGCCAACCGCTCAAACACAACGTAATAGACCGAGACAAGATTGTCGTCGCACCAAACTGGGACTCATGGGGCAAGATTCGCATTCTGGGTGGCACTTTTGATACCGAATTGATCTCTCAGGGCTGGGAAGCTGATATCAAGCTCCCTCCGGGATCCGATcccggcgccggcaacacCGACGACGAATCCCCTACGCCGCCACAGGAGCCCAGCGCCATAGCTCAATACGAACAATGGTGTCGTGACCCTAATAGCGGCGgtcttgccgtcgttgaAAGCGCAATGTCAGACGGCCAAGCCGTCGGCGTGGAGAGTGACGACCCGCAGGACTTTCTGGAGCGACAGCTCAAGATCCTGGAGGcattcaaggccaaggctccTGAGAAGGGGGGCAGTCCCCTACCGGCAGGGAGAAGGGTCGAGTTTCCGGAGGAGAAGAGCGTGCACGATCACATTGGCCCAGTGCAGTTCAACATGGGAGGTATTCAAGTCGATGCAGATGACATGCTGCAGCGCCTTAAG GATCGCAATGCGCATGCTGCgccagacgacgaggaagaacaGGAAGAACTGCCGGtgggcaacatggcaaaGGAATTTGACAATGAGCAACTACAGAATTTCTTTAGCGGGTTGATGAATAGGACTGCCGGGGCGGCTGACAGCCCCCGGTCATGA
- the Rbmx2 gene encoding RNA-binding motif protein, X-linked 2: MNKIRAIQELNRREIENGITPEGSWHVDYRDTAFIYFGGLPYDLTEGDIITIFSQFGEPVFLKLARDKETGKSKGFGWLKYEDQRSTDLAVDNLGGADISGRMISVDHARYKPRDDEDPEEFNVSWEAMMRREGKLKDEDEESEEEEVARPMLPEERELAILMRDHDDDDPMKGFLVEEKKREVEEARSKADRKERHGDKHRRRHRRRDESPEERDKRHRERSRERESKRPRDDSRDRERRRRRDHDEDRDKRRSRRDRDDDDDEREWRRDRERDRPKHDRNRSQERTERHRDDEKRRRRSRSRSPRRHED; encoded by the exons ATGAATAAAATCCGGGCCATCCAAGAGCTAAACAGGAGAGAAATCGAAAATGGAAT AACACCCGAGGGCTCCTGGCACGTCGACTACCGCGACACGGCATTTATTTATTTCGGCGGATTGCCCTACGACCTGACTGAAGGCGACATTATCACCATTTTCTCGCAATTCGGCGAGCCCGTCTTCCTGAAGCTCGCGCGGGACAAGGAGACGGGCAAATCCAAAGGCTTCGGATGGCTCAAGTACGAAGACCAGCGCAGCACAGATCTGGCGGTAGATAacctgggcggcgccgacatcAGCGGACGAATGATCAGTGTCGATCATGCGCGATACAAGCCCCGGGATGACGAGGACCCTGAagagttcaatgttagctGGGAAGCCATGATGCGGAGGGagggcaagctcaaggatgaggacgaggagagcgaggaagaagaagtagCCAGGCCAATGTTGCCAGAAGAGAGGGAGTTGGCGATTTTAATGAGGgaccacgacgacgatgatcCGATGAAGGGGTTTTTggtggaagagaagaagcgAGAGGTTGAGGAGGCGAGGAGCAAGGCGGACAGGAAGGAGAGACATGGGGATAAACACAGACGCAGACATAGGAGGAGGGATGAGTCTCCAGAGGAGAGAGACAAGCGACACAGAGAAAGGAGTAGAGAGAGGGAGTCGAAACGGCCAAGAGACGACTCGAGGGACAGGGAgaggcggcgtcgacgagacCATGATGAAGACAGGGATAAGAGAAGGAGCAGGCGGGATcgcgatgatgatgatgatgaaagaGAGTGGCGGAGAGATAGAGAACGCGATCGGCCAAAACATGATCGGAACAGATCTCAAGAACGAACCGAACGCCACAGGGACGATGAGAagagacggagacggagcaGAAGCCGTTCGCCACGACGTCATGAAGATTGA
- the hsv2 gene encoding SVP1-like protein 2, with protein MNVRPPIEASNPTAVLSVAFNNDSSCFAVGLESGICIFHTKSCLLKASRDFNAGIGLVQMMGMTNYLALVGGGRSPKFAMNKTIIWDDMKGRVALEISALSSVRGVQLGRERIVVVLQNSIRIYSFAKPPNLLHVYETADNMLGLCSLSSKTLAFPGRTPGQIQLIELATGNVSIIPAHSSALKAIQLSPNGELLATASETGTLIRVYSTANCAKVAELRRGIDPATIFSLAFSPSGAMLACTSDKSTLHIFDIPNTRRQSIQRSQQLGTSDAEPGKWGILGKLPLMPRVFSDVYSFASAPFEAGDETMIGGIPFSEGTVLGTMRPAKGIIGWISEDSLAVVGAGKDARWEKFVLVDGENGKRLCMREGWKRYLGNT; from the exons ATGAATGTGCGGCCGCCTATCGAGGCGTCGAACCCGACGGCCGTTTTATCTGTCGCATTTAATAATGATAGCAGCTGCTTTGCTGTTGGTCTTGAATCTGGCATTTGTA TCTTTCACACAAAGTCATGTTTATTAAAGGCATCAAGAG ATTTTAACGCCGGAATTGGCCTTGTTCAAATGATGGGCATGACCAACTATTTGGCTCTCGTCGGTGGTGGAAGGTCTCCTAAATTTGCAATGAACAAG ACTATTATATGGGATGACATGAAGGGAAGAGTAGCGCTCGAAATCTCAGCCCTCAGCTCCGTTCGTGGAGTCCAGCTAGGCCGTGAGCGCATTGTGGTCGTTTTACAAAACAGCATTCGCATCTACTCGTTTGCCAAACCTCCGAACCTACTGCATGTCTATGAAACAGCAGACAACATGCTCGGCCTCTGTTCCTTATCCAGCAAGACACTCGCTTTCCCAGGACGAACTCCCGGCCAGATTCAACTTATCGAGCTCGCTACAGGCAACGTTAGCATCATTCCGGCTCACTCATCAGCTCTCAAGGCCATCCAATTAAGTCCCAACGGAGAGCTACTGGCTACTGCAAGTGAGACCGGAACTCTTATCCGTGTCTACTCTACAGCAAATTGCGCCAAGGTCGCAGAGCTTCGGAGGGGGATTGACCCCGCAACCATTTTCTCTTTGGCTTTCTCGCCATCCGGAGCCATGCTTGCCTGCACATCAGACAAATCAACTCTGCACATATTCGATATACCCAATACAAGGAGACAATCAATACAGAGAAGCCAACAGCTCGGTACATCAGACGCCGAGCCTGGCAAATGGGGCATTTTGGGCAAGTTGCCGCTCATGCCCCGCGTATTTTCAGACGTGTACTCATTCGCTTCTGCGCCGTTTGAAGCTGGTGACGAAACTATGATTGGGGGCATCCCCTTCTCCGAAGGAACGGTGCTGGGAACGATGCGCCCCGCGAAGGGCATTATTGGCTGGATTAGCGAGGATAGTCTTGCGGTTGTGGGTGCCGGCAAGGATGCTCGATGGGAGAAGTTCGTCTTGGTAGATGGCGAGAATGGGAAACGATTGTGCATGAGAGAGGGTTGGAAACGATATTTGGGGAATACGTGA